The genomic segment CTCGAAGACCCCGGAGCTGTTTCTCGACCTGGACCGGACCAAGGCGCAGGCGCTCGGCGTACCGATCAACGACGTGAACTCGACCATGCAGATCTACCTCGGGTCGCTGTACACCACCAACTTCAACGAGTTCGGGCGCCACTGGCAGGTGACGATCCAGGCCGAGGGGAAGTTCCGGCAGCGCGTGGGCGACGTGAACCAGCTCCAGGTGCGGAACCAGTGGGGCGACATGGTGCCGCTGGGCACGCTCGTCACCCTGCGCGAGATGAACGGCCCCGTCGCGGTCACGCGGTACAACATGTACTCGGCGGCGGCAGTCACCGGGGTCGTCCCACCGCAGGTCAGCTCCGGGGAAGCGATCGACGCCGTGAACGCCGCGGCCGAGCGGACCCTGCCCCGCGCGATGGGCACCGAGTGGACGGAACTGATGTTCCTCCAACTGCGGTCCGGCAACACCGCCATCTACGTGTTCGCCCTCGCGGTCGTGTTCGTGTTCCTCGCGCTGGCCGCACTGTACGAGAGCTGGGCGCTGCCGCTGGCCGTGATCCTCGTCGTCCCGCTGTGCCTCTTGTGTTCCGTAGGCGGGGTGCTGATCGCGCACAAGTCGGTGGACGTGTTCGTACAAATCGGGCTGGTGGTGCTGGTCGGTCTGGCGTGCAAAAACGCCATCCTGATCGTCGAGTTCGCGGAGGTGCAGCACCGCGCGGGGAAGCCGCGGCGCGAGGCCGCCCTGGAGGCGGCGCGGTTGCGGATCCGGCCGATCCTGATGACCTCGCTCGCGTTCATCCTGGGCGTGGTGCCGCTGGTAGTGGCCTCCGGGGCCGGGGCCGAGATGCGGCAGAGCCTGGGGACCGCGGTGTTCAGCGGGATGCTCGGTGTGACGATTTTCGGCATCTTCCTCACGCCCGTCTTCTTTGACCTGATCCAGCGGGGGGTGGACGCGAAGCTGTTTTCCGCGGCGATCACTCGGTTCGCCGGCGCGGGGCTGCTGGGCGCGCTGCTCGGGGTGACGGTGGGCCACATGATCGCCGGTCTGGGCGGGGGCCGCGAGGTCTGGGCGGACGTGATCGGCGGCGGCGTCGGGACGGTGCTGGCGGTCGTCGTGCCGCCGGGCTGGCGGTGGCTCAAGAAGCAGGTGAAGTGGGACCGGTGAGGAAAAGACCCACCCCCCGGCCCCCTCCCTGAAGGGAGGGAGGAGTTAAACCTCCGGTGTTCCGTTCGGAGTGTTGGAGGAGGCGGGTCGCGCCGTCACCTCCTCCCTTCAGGGAGGGGGCCGGGGGGTGGGTTCTTCGGCCTTCGGGCAGGGAGTGATCTCGCGTGATTTCGCACTTTTTTATCGACCGGCCGATCTTCGCGTCCGTGCTCTCCATCGTCATCACGCTGGCCGGCGCGGTGGCGGTGTTCACCCTGCCTATTGCCCAGTACCCCGACGTGACGCCGCCGACGGTGGTGGTCACGGGCGTGTACCCCGGGGCGAACGCGATCACCGTGCGCGACACCGTGGCCGCTCCGATCGAGGAACAGGTGAGCGGCGTCGAGGGCATGCTCTACATGTCCTCGCAGTGCACCAACGACGGCACCTTCACCCTCACCGTCACGTTCAAGCTCGGCACCAACGCGGACATGGCCCAGGTGCTGGTCCAGAACCGGGTGAGTCTGGCCCTCCCGGTGGTCCCGCTGCTGGTACAGCGGGAAGGGATCATGGTGAAGAAGCAGTCGCCCAACACGCTCATGATCGTCAACCTGGTCTCCAAAAACGGCCGGTACCGCGACCTCGAGCTGAGCAACTACGCGACCATCGAGATCCGCGACGAGCTGGGCCGGTTGCCCGGGATCGCTGGCGTCGGATACCTGGGCCAGCGCGACTACAGCATCCGCGCGTGGCTCGACCCGCTCAAACTCGCCTCGCTCAACCTCACCGCGGCCGACGTGGTGAATGCCATCGGCGCGCAGAACATCCAGGTCGCCGCCGGGCAGATCGGCCAGCAGCCGACGCCCAAGGGGCAACAGTTCCAGCTCACCATCAACACCCTCGGCCGGCTCATCCAGCCCGAGCAGTTCGCGGACATTATCATCAAGGTCGGCCAGGGCGGCTCGGCGGGCGCGCAAGCGGCGATGTCGAACAGCAGTGGTTCCGGTACGGGCGGCTCCGGATCGGGCGGGGCGAACGGCTCGGGGCAGACGGGTTCGACCGACCAGAGCGGCACCGCGGCGTCCCCGGCCGGGCAGTCGGCCGCGATCGTCCGCTTGAGGGACGTGGTCTCCCCGCGGCGCGAGATCGTGGACGCGACCGGGGCCAAGCAGTTCGTCGGCGGCGTCGAACTCGGCGCGCAGCAGTACGACCAGTCGTCCACCCTCGACGGCAAACCGACGGTCGCCCTGACCCTCTACGGCCTACCCGGGGCGAACGCCATCGACACCGCGACCGGCGTGTACAAGAAGATGGAGGACCTGAAGAAGCGGTTCCCCGAGGGCATGGACTACGAGATCGTGTACGACACCACGCCGTTCATCCGCCAGTCGGTGAACGAGGTGTTCAAGACGCTCCGCGACGCGATCATCCTCGTGGCGATCGTGGTCCTCGTGTTCCTCCAGTCGTGGCGGGCGGCGCTGATCCCGCTCGTCGCCGTCCCGGTGGCCGTGATCGGCACGTTCGCCGTCATGGCCGCGTTCAAGTTCTCGCTGAACAACCTCACGCTCTTCGGGCTGGTGCTGGCGATCGGCATCGTGGTGGACGACGCCATCGTCGTGGTGGAGAACGTCGAGCGCTGGCTGGAGCACGGGCTGGAACCGCGCGACGCCGCCCGGAAGGCGATGGAGGAGGTGACCGGGCCGGTCATCGCGATCGCCCTGGTGCTCACCGCGGTGTTCGTCCCCTGCGCGTTCATCGGCGGGGTCACCGGCGCGTTCTTCCGCCAGTTCGCGGTCACCATCGCGTTCAGCACGCTGATCTCGGCGTTCAACTCGCTCACCCTCAGCCCGGCGCTGTGCGCGCTCCTGCTGCGGCCCAAGACCGCCCCCAAGGACGCCCCGACGCGGGCGCTGGATTTCGCCCTCGGCTGGTTCTTCCGGCTGTTCAACCGGGCGTTCGGGGCCGGCACCGAGTGGTACGCCCGCGTGGTCGGCTGGGTGCTGCGGCTCACGCTCATCGTTCTCGCCGTGTACGGCGGGCTGCTGGTCCTCACGTACCACGAGTTCACCAGCACCCCGACCGGGTTCGTCCCCCAGCAGGACAAGGGCTACCTGATCCTCAACGTGCAGCTCCCCGACTCGGCCTCCGCCGACCGCACGCAGCAGGCGATGGCCCGCATCGAGGCCATCGCCCGGGACACGCCCGGCGTGGACCACACGGTCGGGATCTCCGGCCAGTCCCTCATCCTGAACGCCAACGCCCCGAACCTGGGGTCGATGTACATCATGCTCAAGCCGTTCGCCCAGCGGACCGGCGCGGACCAGACGGCCGACGCGATCGGCCGCGCCCTGGAGGAGCAGTGCCAGAAGAAGGTCCGCGGCGCGGAGGTGCGCGCGTTCGGGGCGCCGCCGATCGAGGGCCTGGGCACCACCGGCGGGTTCAAGATCATGATCGAGGACCGCGGCAACCTGGGGCTGGAGGACCTCCAGCGGCGGAGCGACGAGATCGTGCGGGACGGCAACGCCACGCCCGGGTTCCAGGGGCTGTTCAGCAGCGCGCGGTTCAACACCCCCTGGGTGTACCTGGACATCGACCGGACGAAGTGCGCGGCGCTGGGCCTGGCGATGGACGACGTGTTCAACGCGCTCCAGTACAACCTGGGCTCGTACTACGTGAACAACTTCAACGAGTTCGGCCGGAACTGGCAGGTTAACGTCCAGGCCGACCCGCAGTTCCGGGAACGAGTCCGCGAGATCGGCCAGCTCCAGGTGCGGAACAACCAGGGGGCGATGGTGCAGTTGCGCACGGTGATGTCCGTCCGCGACACCAGCGGGCCGGTGCTGTTGCAGCGGTACAACATGTACACGGCCGCCGCCATCACCGGGACCGTGGCCCCGGGCACGAGCACCGGCGAGATCGTCCCGATGATGAAGGCGATCACCGACCGCGACCTGCCGCAGTCGATGGCCGCGGACTGGACGGAGCTGACCTTCCTCCAGAACGAGGCCGGGAACAGCGCGGCTTACGCCTTCGTCCTCGCGGTGGTGTTCGTGTTCCTGGTGCTGGCGGCCCAGTACGAGAGCTGGAAGCTCCCACTGGCGGTCATCCTCGTGGTCCCCATGTGTCTCCTGTTCGCGGTGATCGGGGTGAACGTGGTGGGCCAGGACATCACCATCTTCACGCAGATCGGCCTGATCGTGCTGGTGGGGCTGGCGTGCAAGAACGCGATTCTGATCGTCGAGTTCGCGAAGCAGCGGCAGGAAGAAGGGATGTCCGAGCGGGAGGCGGCGGTGGAGGCGAGCCGCCAGCGGTTGCGGCCGATCCTGATGACGAGCTTCGCGTTCATCCTCGGCGTGGTGCCCCTCGTCATCGCGGAAGGGGCCGGGTTCGAGATGCGGCGGAGCCTGGGGATCGCGGTGTTCAGCGGGATGCTCGGCGTCACCCTGTTCGGCATCTTCCTCACGCCCGTGTTCTTCTACGCCATCCAGTCCGTCGGCTGGAGCACCAAGAAACCCGCCCCGCGCAAGCCGCAACCGAACGCCGACCATCCCGGTCCGGACAACGGCAAGCCGCACTCCGATCCAGTTGACGGAAAGCCGGGCACGCCGTCCCCCTCCCACAGCGACAGCCAACCCAGCAGCGGGCAACAGGCGCCCGGCGCTCAACCGGCCGGCTGAGTTGGCAGTGAATTTCGCTCCGGGGGACTTCTGAAGAAGCACGGGCACTTATTTCCGTGCGGGCCGGACTAGAGACTTTCTTTTCAATCCGCGACAGAAGCTTTTACCAGTCCGACCGGTTTCACTGGTAATACCTCCAGGGTCCGCACTGGCCAACCAGCTCCTGGCGACCGTTCTCATGCAACGGAGCGGCAAGATGTGGTCGCGTTCCGTACCGCTGTATCTTGCCACGAGCGCTACGCAGACGGCCCGAACTACCAGCCCGGCTGAAGTGCCCCGGTCTTCGCTGGCCTGGTGGCCTTGCCCAGAGAGTGCGACACAAATGAAAAAAGCCGGCACGATTGATCGTGCCGGCTCGGTTCGCGATTCGATTTTCAATCCGCTCGGAAATCATTACCTGCGGTTGCTGTCAGTTATGACTGTCGGCCGCCCCAGATCCCGCAACTTCGCTGGCCACATCGTGGGGGCAGCCGTCGTCGGCGAGGCGGGACAGGTCGTTTCCGTCGGTGTAGTCGGCGTGCATGTTCAGCCCTCCGTGGATTGTGAGTTCGGGCCGCGTGTCCTTGCTTGCCCGGTGAAATAGTTATTTGCAACCGCCGTGCCGTTCGCCTTTGACATTTCGATCTCGTGCGCGAGATCGCTCCCCCGCCGCTTTCACTCGCTTTTTGTCCCAGCACCGTCGGCTGCGTGCCTTGCCGCCAGTTCATATCTTGAGCGCGTTTGAGTGCGAGTCATTCCCAGTGTTCCTCTCGCCCGTTTGAGTCCTTCACTTCTCTATGCCCGCAAGTGGCCCGCCCCGCGCGAACAGGGCATCGACCTTTTTCGTCACCGCCGCATCACATTCCAACGGCGGGGGCATGTGGGGTTTCAGCCGCGCGTCGATCACCACCGGCCCGCGGCAGCCCCAGTGCTTGTAGTGCGTGGACGCGCCCACGCCGTACACGTCCCGCGCGGGGTCCGAGCGGGTGAACACCGCCCACAAGAAGTTGTTCAGGGTTCGGGAGAGGAAGTCGCTGTCGTCGCTGACGATGAATAGCGGCAGGCCCTGGAGTGTTGTGTCGTGCGCTTCGAGGTGCTCAACCAGTCGGATCACGTCCGGCGCGCCCTCGGTTGCCACCTCCGCCCGATAGGTCGGCCCGCGCACCGCCAGGACGCCCGGCAGCACCATGCGCGGGTCCGTGAACCCGGCTGGCAACGTCAGTTCCGCTGGTACGGAGGTGCCGAGGGCGCGCCGCTTCGGGCCGGCCGCGGCGATCACCACTTTCGATCCGGCGTTCAGGCCCATGCCGGCGGAGTAGTCCAGCGTGTCGATCGTCGTTCGGGTCTGAAAGTGCAGGTCCCGTTCCGGGTCGAAGCGTTCCAGCAGGTGCCGGAGGAACGCGGGGATGTCGTGGATGTCGAGGGCCGGGGCGTCCTCTTTCGCCACGATGAACAGGTACTTCGCCAGGGAGAGCTGTCCCTGACCCAGAATCGCGTTCGCCAGCGTGAGTAGCTCCTGCGGCCGCCGCGTGGGGGCATAGGGCGTGTACCGCTCGGAGCCGATGGCGAGGAGCAGCGGGTGGACGCCGGCGGCATCGACGGCGTGGACCGCGTGCAGGCCGGGGATGACGGTCGGAATCACCGGGCCGGTCAGTTCGTGGATCAGCTCGCCGAAGGTGGTGTCCTCCTGCGGCGGGCGGCCCACGACCGTGAACGGCCAGATCGCGCCGGGCCGGTGGTAGACCGCGTCCACGGTCATCACCGGGAAGTCGTGCGTCAAGCTGTAGTAGCCCAGGTGGTCGCCGAACGGGCCTTCGGGCTTCGTGCGCGTGGGATCGATCCACCCGGAGATCACGAAGTCGGCTTCTGCTGGCATGGGAAGCACGCGGTGGGGAGGGGTACCGGTCGGCGCCCACTTCACGCCCGGCTCCCACGGCGTCACCATCCTTAATCTTCTTCCCCCCAGTGCCGCCGCGAACGCCAGTTCCGGCAGCCCCTCCGGGAGCGGCATCACGGCCGCGACCGCCAGCGCCGGCGGGCCGCCGACGATCACGTTCACGCGCAGCCGCTCGCCGCGGCGCACGGCCGCGGCGTGGTGCGCGCCGATGCCGCGGTGGATCTGGTAGTGCAGCCCGACCTCGCGATCGGGCTCGTACCGGTTCCCGCCGAACTGGACGCGGTACATGCCGATGTTCGACCTCATCCAGCCGGGCGCGTCGGGGTGCTCCGTGTACACCTGCGGGAGCGTCACGAACGGCCCGCCGTCCATCGGCCAACACTTCAACTGCGGGAGCCGCGACAGCGTCGTGGTGTGCCGGAGGACCGGTCCCGTGCGGACGAACTTCGGCCGCAGCCGCCAGGCCAGGAGCGGGAGCTTCCAGTACCGCCACGGGTGCTTTCGGGCGCGCCCGGGATCGGTCTTCAGTTCCACCAGCTTGCGCACGTCCGCGAGCGCGTCGCGGAACAGAAACTTCGCCCGGTCGAGGGTGCCGAACAGGTTGGACGCCATCGGGAACGGGGTGCCCGTGACGCGCGTGAACAGGACCGCCGGCCCGCCGGCCCGGTACACGCGGCGGTGCACTTCGGCCGCCTCCAGGTGCGGGTCGATCTCGTCCGAGATGCGGACCAGTTGCCCGGTCCGTTCGAGGTCGGCGACGGCGGCGGCGAGGGTGCGGTGGCCCATGCGGGAGTCGCTTTGAGGTTGGAGTGAACGCGCGCGTCGGGGAAGGAACCGCCTTCGCGGCACGCGACATAACCCGACCGCGTTCGCGCGGGGCGGGGAAATTCGGCCCCGCCGAGAACGGGTTCGGCGGCGG from the Frigoriglobus tundricola genome contains:
- a CDS encoding UbiD family decarboxylase, with amino-acid sequence MGHRTLAAAVADLERTGQLVRISDEIDPHLEAAEVHRRVYRAGGPAVLFTRVTGTPFPMASNLFGTLDRAKFLFRDALADVRKLVELKTDPGRARKHPWRYWKLPLLAWRLRPKFVRTGPVLRHTTTLSRLPQLKCWPMDGGPFVTLPQVYTEHPDAPGWMRSNIGMYRVQFGGNRYEPDREVGLHYQIHRGIGAHHAAAVRRGERLRVNVIVGGPPALAVAAVMPLPEGLPELAFAAALGGRRLRMVTPWEPGVKWAPTGTPPHRVLPMPAEADFVISGWIDPTRTKPEGPFGDHLGYYSLTHDFPVMTVDAVYHRPGAIWPFTVVGRPPQEDTTFGELIHELTGPVIPTVIPGLHAVHAVDAAGVHPLLLAIGSERYTPYAPTRRPQELLTLANAILGQGQLSLAKYLFIVAKEDAPALDIHDIPAFLRHLLERFDPERDLHFQTRTTIDTLDYSAGMGLNAGSKVVIAAAGPKRRALGTSVPAELTLPAGFTDPRMVLPGVLAVRGPTYRAEVATEGAPDVIRLVEHLEAHDTTLQGLPLFIVSDDSDFLSRTLNNFLWAVFTRSDPARDVYGVGASTHYKHWGCRGPVVIDARLKPHMPPPLECDAAVTKKVDALFARGGPLAGIEK
- a CDS encoding efflux RND transporter permease subunit, whose product is MISHFFIDRPIFASVLSIVITLAGAVAVFTLPIAQYPDVTPPTVVVTGVYPGANAITVRDTVAAPIEEQVSGVEGMLYMSSQCTNDGTFTLTVTFKLGTNADMAQVLVQNRVSLALPVVPLLVQREGIMVKKQSPNTLMIVNLVSKNGRYRDLELSNYATIEIRDELGRLPGIAGVGYLGQRDYSIRAWLDPLKLASLNLTAADVVNAIGAQNIQVAAGQIGQQPTPKGQQFQLTINTLGRLIQPEQFADIIIKVGQGGSAGAQAAMSNSSGSGTGGSGSGGANGSGQTGSTDQSGTAASPAGQSAAIVRLRDVVSPRREIVDATGAKQFVGGVELGAQQYDQSSTLDGKPTVALTLYGLPGANAIDTATGVYKKMEDLKKRFPEGMDYEIVYDTTPFIRQSVNEVFKTLRDAIILVAIVVLVFLQSWRAALIPLVAVPVAVIGTFAVMAAFKFSLNNLTLFGLVLAIGIVVDDAIVVVENVERWLEHGLEPRDAARKAMEEVTGPVIAIALVLTAVFVPCAFIGGVTGAFFRQFAVTIAFSTLISAFNSLTLSPALCALLLRPKTAPKDAPTRALDFALGWFFRLFNRAFGAGTEWYARVVGWVLRLTLIVLAVYGGLLVLTYHEFTSTPTGFVPQQDKGYLILNVQLPDSASADRTQQAMARIEAIARDTPGVDHTVGISGQSLILNANAPNLGSMYIMLKPFAQRTGADQTADAIGRALEEQCQKKVRGAEVRAFGAPPIEGLGTTGGFKIMIEDRGNLGLEDLQRRSDEIVRDGNATPGFQGLFSSARFNTPWVYLDIDRTKCAALGLAMDDVFNALQYNLGSYYVNNFNEFGRNWQVNVQADPQFRERVREIGQLQVRNNQGAMVQLRTVMSVRDTSGPVLLQRYNMYTAAAITGTVAPGTSTGEIVPMMKAITDRDLPQSMAADWTELTFLQNEAGNSAAYAFVLAVVFVFLVLAAQYESWKLPLAVILVVPMCLLFAVIGVNVVGQDITIFTQIGLIVLVGLACKNAILIVEFAKQRQEEGMSEREAAVEASRQRLRPILMTSFAFILGVVPLVIAEGAGFEMRRSLGIAVFSGMLGVTLFGIFLTPVFFYAIQSVGWSTKKPAPRKPQPNADHPGPDNGKPHSDPVDGKPGTPSPSHSDSQPSSGQQAPGAQPAG